In a genomic window of Cerasicoccus sp. TK19100:
- the tsaD gene encoding tRNA (adenosine(37)-N6)-threonylcarbamoyltransferase complex transferase subunit TsaD — MRYLAIESSCDESALALFDSDRGLLGEWVHSQIALHGEYGGVVPDLASREHVNNFGPLLAKAQADVALEPVDTIAVTTGPGLAGCLAVGIAVAKSLSLAWGAPLIAVNHLRGHAFSPFIALHEEAPADFEANLQKRLPHLGLLVSGGNTVLFLIGEDRRIRLLAQTVDDAAGEAIDKGAKLLGMPYPGGIQIEKTAAEGQTGRFDFPTGIAKSTDFRFSFSGLKTSLRYQLEAMSDDELASAMSDICADYQAAIVRQLVNKTRHVLAKNKVASVGLSGGVANNTLLRNEMENLARKKRLPLLMAQRKHTGDNAAMIAFAGWVDPEAPEQLIGEMTFDPSVPLALA; from the coding sequence ATGAGATACTTGGCAATAGAGAGTTCGTGTGACGAGTCGGCCTTGGCGTTGTTTGACAGCGACCGCGGCCTGCTCGGCGAGTGGGTGCATTCGCAAATCGCGCTGCATGGTGAATACGGCGGTGTGGTGCCCGACCTGGCCAGCCGCGAGCACGTGAATAATTTCGGCCCGTTGCTTGCCAAAGCGCAGGCCGATGTGGCGCTGGAACCGGTGGACACAATCGCCGTCACCACCGGCCCGGGGCTCGCTGGCTGTTTGGCGGTGGGCATTGCCGTGGCCAAGTCGCTCTCGCTGGCCTGGGGCGCGCCGCTAATCGCGGTCAACCACCTGCGCGGGCATGCGTTTTCGCCGTTCATCGCGCTGCATGAGGAGGCCCCGGCGGACTTCGAAGCGAACTTGCAAAAACGGCTCCCGCACCTGGGCCTGCTGGTCTCGGGGGGGAACACGGTGCTATTTTTAATCGGTGAAGACCGACGCATTCGCTTGCTGGCGCAGACCGTCGACGACGCGGCAGGCGAAGCGATCGACAAGGGGGCCAAGCTGCTCGGCATGCCATACCCTGGCGGTATTCAGATTGAAAAAACGGCGGCTGAGGGCCAAACCGGCCGCTTTGATTTTCCCACTGGTATCGCAAAAAGCACGGATTTCCGGTTCAGTTTTTCCGGGCTCAAGACCAGCTTGCGCTATCAATTGGAAGCGATGAGCGATGATGAACTTGCTTCGGCAATGTCGGATATTTGCGCCGATTATCAGGCTGCCATCGTCCGCCAGCTCGTGAATAAAACGCGCCACGTCTTGGCGAAAAACAAGGTGGCGAGCGTGGGGCTTTCTGGCGGTGTAGCTAATAACACCCTGCTGCGCAATGAGATGGAAAACCTGGCACGAAAGAAGCGCCTGCCGCTGCTCATGGCTCAGCGCAAACACACGGGGGACAACGCCGCGATGATCGCCTTCGCTGGGTGGGTGGACCCAGAGGCCCCGGAGCAGCTGATTGGAGAAATGACATTTGATCCTTCGGTGCCGCTTGCATTAGCTTAG